A single genomic interval of Rhizobium leguminosarum bv. trifolii WSM1325 harbors:
- a CDS encoding protein of unknown function DUF6 transmembrane (PFAM: protein of unknown function DUF6 transmembrane~KEGG: rec:RHECIAT_CH0003109 putative permease protein) — MSRQVQGYVYLALAMLTVGSTVIASKLIASGLPPFSATALRFAIAFPVLLLLMRATGARLPRFSRHDRLILIIQAGAGSVGYTTLLISGLSLTSAADAGVIIGTLPVVSAAISILLLRERPQRALLLAVALATSGVLSIAFTPDAAGGSLAGNALIFCAVVCEGLFILLNKKLKTEVAPLTLSTLMAGIGFIVAAIPAIFEAPFADGISASAVAAVVYYALVPTVGGFLLWYAGAERVSGTEAALFTALAPVSAVMLAVIILGEPVGLSQIAGIACVLAAVLGLAFAGSRSLKPAGGR; from the coding sequence ATGTCGAGGCAGGTTCAAGGTTATGTCTATCTGGCGCTGGCGATGCTGACGGTCGGAAGCACTGTGATCGCAAGCAAGCTGATCGCTTCGGGCCTGCCGCCGTTCAGCGCCACCGCATTGCGCTTCGCTATCGCCTTTCCTGTCCTTCTCCTGCTAATGCGGGCGACCGGCGCGCGGCTGCCGAGGTTTTCCCGGCATGACCGCCTCATCCTCATCATTCAGGCCGGGGCCGGCAGTGTTGGTTACACGACGCTGCTGATCTCCGGCCTCAGCCTGACCTCGGCGGCCGATGCCGGCGTCATTATCGGCACGCTGCCGGTGGTGTCGGCAGCAATCTCCATCCTGCTGCTGCGCGAACGGCCGCAGCGTGCCCTGCTTCTCGCCGTGGCGCTTGCGACATCAGGCGTGCTGTCGATCGCCTTCACGCCGGATGCGGCCGGCGGATCATTGGCCGGCAATGCGCTGATCTTCTGCGCCGTCGTCTGCGAAGGGCTGTTCATCCTGCTGAATAAAAAGCTGAAGACGGAGGTTGCGCCGCTTACCCTGTCGACGCTGATGGCCGGCATCGGCTTCATCGTTGCCGCCATCCCGGCTATTTTCGAAGCGCCTTTCGCAGATGGCATTTCAGCAAGCGCTGTCGCCGCCGTCGTCTATTATGCGCTGGTGCCGACCGTCGGCGGATTTCTGCTGTGGTATGCGGGGGCAGAAAGAGTGAGCGGCACGGAGGCCGCGCTCTTCACGGCGCTGGCGCCGGTTTCCGCCGTCATGCTTGCCGTCATCATCCTTGGCGAGCCGGTCGGGCTCAGCCAGATCGCCGGCATCGCCTGCGTACTTGCGGCCGTGCTCGGGCTTGCCTTTGCCGGGAGCCGTTCATTGAAACCTGCCGGGGGAAGATAG
- a CDS encoding transcriptional regulator, AraC family (PFAM: AraC protein arabinose-binding/dimerisation; helix-turn-helix- domain containing protein AraC type~SMART: helix-turn-helix- domain containing protein AraC type~KEGG: ret:RHE_CH02946 AraC family transcriptional regulator) yields the protein MAKNQFRMLRSALAGVEAVEAETHHSFARHTHEQFGIGLISAGAQSSLSGRGMVEAEAGDIITVNPNEVHDGAPIGEGRSWRILYFDPAIVSGLSREITESGVGRSEIPHPVIRNAAIAARFEMLFGAVTGGGTAEGLLCDELLLQLVADVMRERSGTEERPLVPASIRAARNLIDDDPLAAVSLDDLSRESGLSRFQVLRGFAKATGLTPHAYLVQARIHIARRMIAQGMPLAEAAFASGFADQSHMTRVFVRKYGLSPRLYAGAFL from the coding sequence ATGGCGAAAAATCAGTTCAGGATGCTGCGCTCGGCGCTGGCAGGCGTCGAAGCGGTAGAAGCGGAAACGCATCACAGCTTTGCGCGGCATACGCATGAGCAGTTCGGCATCGGTTTGATTTCCGCCGGGGCGCAGTCGTCGCTCAGCGGCCGCGGCATGGTGGAGGCAGAGGCCGGCGACATCATCACGGTCAATCCGAACGAAGTGCATGACGGCGCGCCGATCGGCGAGGGGCGGTCGTGGCGCATCCTCTATTTCGATCCCGCCATCGTCAGCGGTCTGTCACGAGAGATCACCGAAAGCGGGGTAGGGCGATCGGAAATCCCGCATCCCGTTATCCGCAATGCGGCGATCGCCGCCCGCTTCGAAATGCTGTTTGGCGCGGTGACCGGCGGCGGGACGGCGGAGGGGTTGCTCTGCGACGAACTGCTTCTGCAACTCGTCGCCGATGTTATGCGGGAGCGCTCTGGTACCGAAGAGCGGCCACTGGTGCCGGCGTCGATCCGCGCGGCTCGAAACCTGATCGACGACGATCCGCTTGCCGCCGTCTCGCTTGACGATCTCTCCAGGGAAAGCGGGCTCAGCCGTTTCCAGGTGCTGCGCGGTTTTGCCAAGGCGACCGGATTGACGCCGCATGCCTATCTCGTCCAGGCCCGCATCCATATCGCCCGACGAATGATCGCTCAGGGCATGCCGCTTGCGGAAGCGGCCTTTGCCAGCGGCTTTGCCGACCAGAGCCACATGACGCGGGTCTTCGTGCGCAAATACGGCCTGTCGCCGCGTCTCTATGCCGGCGCCTTTCTCTGA
- a CDS encoding aminoglycoside phosphotransferase (PFAM: aminoglycoside phosphotransferase~KEGG: ret:RHE_CH02947 putative aminoglycoside 3'-phosphotransferase protein), which translates to MSIFQEDQPPSAGALDARLAGYRFERDALGRSAASVFRLEALGLPTLYLKVEQAGPFGELADEAARLRWLQTSGLPCPDVIAEDSDGVHNRLLISALPGSDLTSASALTPPARVELLAIALLDLHRLPIASCPFDHRLERRVAAAKARMQAGIVDETDFDETRVGKSAEALFAELESGKPSREDLVVIHGDACLPNFVASEEGFSGYIDCSRLGVADRYQDIALACRSIAHNFGEALVQPFLDRYGMPATDPARLAYYQLLDEFF; encoded by the coding sequence ATGTCGATTTTCCAAGAGGATCAACCGCCGTCGGCGGGCGCGCTTGATGCCCGTCTGGCCGGCTACCGGTTCGAACGCGATGCGCTCGGCCGTTCCGCCGCGAGCGTCTTCCGGCTGGAAGCTCTCGGATTGCCGACGCTTTACTTGAAGGTCGAACAAGCCGGTCCTTTTGGCGAACTCGCTGACGAAGCAGCGAGGCTTCGCTGGCTCCAGACTTCCGGCCTGCCCTGTCCTGATGTCATTGCAGAGGACAGCGACGGTGTGCACAACCGGCTGCTGATCAGCGCGCTACCCGGGAGTGATCTCACCAGCGCATCGGCGCTGACGCCGCCTGCGCGGGTCGAACTGCTGGCTATAGCCCTTCTTGACCTGCATCGCTTGCCGATCGCATCCTGCCCGTTCGATCATCGGCTGGAGAGGCGTGTCGCGGCGGCAAAAGCGCGGATGCAGGCCGGCATCGTCGATGAGACCGATTTCGATGAGACGCGGGTTGGAAAGAGTGCCGAGGCTCTGTTTGCCGAACTCGAAAGCGGGAAGCCCAGTCGCGAGGATCTCGTCGTTATCCATGGTGATGCCTGCCTGCCGAATTTCGTCGCGTCGGAAGAGGGATTTTCGGGTTATATCGACTGCAGTCGTCTCGGCGTCGCCGACCGCTATCAGGATATCGCGCTCGCCTGCCGCAGCATCGCCCACAATTTCGGCGAGGCGCTGGTGCAGCCCTTCCTTGATCGCTACGGCATGCCGGCCACGGATCCGGCAAGGCTCGCTTACTACCAGCTGCTCGACGAGTTCTTCTAA
- a CDS encoding conserved hypothetical protein (KEGG: rec:RHECIAT_CH0003112 hypothetical protein): MSNEIERFFERQDEAVSALFLENKGDELTDILVAALEEAFEILLEAAPAETVH, translated from the coding sequence ATGTCGAACGAAATCGAGCGTTTCTTTGAGCGTCAGGACGAAGCCGTCAGCGCGCTGTTCCTGGAAAACAAAGGCGACGAGCTGACCGATATTCTGGTGGCTGCTCTGGAAGAGGCTTTCGAAATTCTTCTCGAAGCCGCGCCCGCCGAAACCGTTCATTGA